The genomic stretch ACTCAGGATCAATATCAGTTTGAGATTCAATAGATTGAGGTTGTTCTTGCATTATttcgcatctcaaaaaatacaATCTCGCGAGCGTTCACGAGATCGCAGAATGATTGAACAGAGGTGTCACCGAACCTTATTTATTCTAAAGAAGTAAGggaaaaatatcaataaaactCTTAGAAGAAATAGAAGATGGTCGAACTTTAGTaatttcaaaattaatttttaaatttacAAAAAACGAATATataaaatttataatattttgaaaaacaattttataaaattcatttttaaaaatacaaagaaaaaattCAGTTTTTTTAAAGTTGAAACAAATAGAATCTTAATGTTCCAAAATGTAGAAAGTAGTTTTTATCCGTGTTTTAAAACTCGATCTTAATCGTTAGTCAGACCGGTTATAAGAGGGTAGAGTCGTCTGAGAAGATCATTTCATCATAATTGCAATTCACTTTGAGAAAATTAATGTGCCGCATCCAATTTAAAActaaaaaatcaataaaaaataatTGTTGGTAAATTTTAAACAaagattattattatttttagaaaatatttgtatttattttataaaaaaattcttttattttaaaataaaaaatattattttatttttatatataagAAAATCCACAGATAAGTTTCATGCGGAATTTCCTTAGATTTCATAACGGAGATTAGTTTGGTTGAAAATGTGATTTCTGCAGCAACATCTGCAGATTGAAAATGTGATTTCTGCTGCAACATTTGCAGGTTGAAAATGTGATTTATGCAGCAAAATCCGCAGGTATTTCTATCGAGTTTTTTCTTAACACTATAATCATTTTAAGAAATACTAGGAAAATGCGCAGGTATACTTGCGAAATTTACTGCAAGTTTAGAAAAAGGTTCAATCCGAGGTTTTGGATGAAACCCAGGCCAAACAACAAAATGTTAATCTAACCATATGGTAAAGATCGACCTCCATAGGTCGGATCCTCATGTGATCCATTTCTAAAAGTCGGATAGGATTTGTTGGGCAAAACCGTAGAGAATAAACAAGTTTATTAACGTTTTTCTTTAGGATGAACATTAAACATCACTCTTTCTTAACTGAAATACTTTTATCACTTATTATGAAATTATGAAAAGTTAATTAGAATCTGAACGATAATAGATATAAGAAAGAAATCATCATAGTTGTATCTAAATGTGTGGTCCAACATCAATtaaattcaaaaatacaaaaCATATATAGTGCTAAACTCgtaaaagaaaagagaaaatacAAAGACTTTTTCACACCATACGATATTGCTATATTATAACCTCCTATTATTTCATCACGCACAATAAAGAAATGAAGCAATAATGTCCATATTGCAAACATTTAGCTGATTACATTATGCAACTTGTAAAGAAATGTTTAAGGGCtagaggttgaagaaggtggtGGGGAGAGAAATGGGATGGAGGGGAAAGTGGTTGGGATTGAGGTGGGAATATTGGAAAGTGAAGTGACGGTTGGCAATGGTGGAATGTTGAGAGTTGGAATATTGGTAGGAAAGGGAGGAAGTGGTGGCATAGTGAGTTTAGGAAGAGATGGAATGGTAGTAGGTAATGGAGGAAGACTTGCTTGAGAAAATGTTGGAATTGAAGGCAGAGGTGGCAATGTTGTTGGCTTTGGGAAAATTGGAATGCCGGGAAAATTTGGTTGTGTGGTTGTTTGTAAAAGTTGGCGAGCTTCCAGGATCATGCTTGACATTGTTACAACAAGAAATAAAGCAGTGATGATTGATTTGGTTGATGCCATTGATAACTTTCTGTATTGAGAGAAGTTGGTTTGATATTTGATGAGGAACAAAGGGATGATTGATGGTCTTATACAGAGTAAGAGAAATTCGATGGAGGGGAGTATTTAGTTAGTTGAACTTCCAATGTTTTATTTTGACTAATGCATTTTGTGGTTAGACTTGACTTCTCAATTATCTCATGACTATACCGTCAATATTTAAACAACTAAAATATGTTGATTGTTGTTGGTACTTTCAAGGCACCTATAAATCCTTTCAACATGCTCAAACGATAATTTAGGTGATCTACCACAATCCTTAATTAATATCCACAGCAAGATACTCTACAAATAATAAACAACATACATCAATATTACAAATAGGCTGAATAAATAAATATAGTTTCGTTCAATAGTATATGCATAAAATAACGGCATAATGTCCTATGATCAATTTTGTCCCAAGAGAAACCATTTTGTAAAATCTGAATAATATATGCTAATGTATAAATAATGTACAAGCGTTGATTTCTAAGTATAGATTATTCTAAAAAATATTTGATTAGTTTACTGAAGGTCTGAATATAAATTAATAATATCAAAAAAATTAgtaaaattaaattaaatacaAAGACTCTCCATTAAATTAGTGAACAAATATCTATCATCTTCAATTTAAAAGCTATTTTTAAAAGTTTTTATTGTTCCACGTTTTAGGTAGAAGATCTATAAGTTTGTTTTGGAAAGACATATATAAAGGGCAAATAAGATCACTATGTTTTGCCCTAGGTTATAGGATAGGCTAGGAATAGATTTATTATCAcaataaaattttatttttaaaatttaattaaaaaaaatattgcGTATGATTATAAGTAAATATATATAATAGATTCATCAATAAGTATATCAAAATTATAGTTCAAATATTATAATGTTCAACCaaccaaaataaatattttgaatGCTTGATAACTAGGATGGCGGATTTGCGGACCAACTCGCCCCCTTTTTTAGTGGGTTTAAGGTGGGCGGACTTAAAGCGGGGCGGATAGAGTGGGTAGGGCGACACAAAATTCCAACTCAACCTGTCTTTTTCGGCGAGTGCGCGAGCCGGTTTGGCGGGCCATGACCCCTTTTGTCACCCATATTTTTAAGTGTAGTAGTTTACATATGCGTCATGCCTTAACTAGGGTGTTCAAAATCGAATCAACCCAATAGAAAATTACAAACCAAATCAAACCAAATCGAAACCGAAAAAAACCACATTTGGTTCAAATGTATTTGGGTTATTTTTTAACAAAACTGTGCGGTTCGGTTGGGTTTGtggtttgtattttgcaaaccgaaataaaccaaaccaaaccgctTTATGTTACAACATAAACTTCACTTATCCCATCCAACCCAAAACTCAAATCTATCATGACTTAACCTTACAATTACGAACAATTTTCTCTTACTCGCTTTTTGGATTTCAGtttcaaacttcttcaatctctcatagtagtatcgcgtattcttctcatcttctttgtCATCTACGTCTCGTCTTTTCTACTCTAATCTttcatctcttatgttctttctttttcatcttatCATTTTTATGGTACTGTTTTCTCTTCCAATTATGTTTTTATCACACTTTTCTTCTTTAATCACGCATCTCTTCTattcttttttcttcttcttctctgatttctcttctcatttattttttatgttttattataatgtctttgatattattttatgctactattttatgttttttatttcaCTTTTTTTCTAGTCtattttttgtatattgaatgagaattttttgtttaaatatgatgagttttgatgttatttGGTAATGTATGAATaactaaacacaaagttatgttgttctctataggtgtataAATGACTCAATAAGTTTTTTGTAAATAACTGAACCAACCCAAACCGTATTGTTTTGatttggttttatttctaaaagtcaacgAAATCAAATGAAACCGCATGTTTTTCTCTTGCGGTACAGATGATTTTTATCTTCAAAACTGCTCAAACTTCACCTCGAAAAATACAGTTTAAATGCATTTTTGATCTCCTTACTTTGATAGTTTTTAACTTTTAAACCTCCATTTTAAAAACCAGTTTTTTGATCCTGAACTATACATCATTTAGAATTTAATTGGTCTCACTCCAATTTTTCATAGCTAACATCCTCATTAATGACATGTTCTTTGAttctttttctaatttcttttcttttcctttcATTTCTCGTGTAGTAGTTCTCTCATTGCTTTGTCATCAAAACTTACACGCTAATATACCATAATATTTGTATGGTTATATTGATTTAGGCTTAAATTGGTCTTTTCCACACTTAGAAATCTTTATTAAATCCTTTAAAAAAATGAGTTACGAGTAAAAATCAACTCATATGACTATAAATCATATTAAAAAGATGATGTGAAGAACAATCATCATAGTGCATTTTCTTGTTTTCTATAAATTAGTGATCGCGGTATAATTTTTTTCTCATTCCATCTTATTTTCTACTTTTCATActtatattttataattttacATTGCAATTGTATCATGGGCAAATTCCAAAGGTGTATGATCGTGACTTAGTGTGTCTATCGAAATGACTAACTGCAAGTGTACAATCGTATCACGTAGTTGTAAAAAGATATTGAACCTAAATGACCAAAAATCAAACTAtcgttatctaaagttactatGTAAAGTTAAGGCCAATGATTGTTTTCTTTTTAAGATTATGGGAAACTTGAAATAAAATTGAACGagaaataataatataatgaAAATATTCAATAAAGAGACATTTGTATGTAAATCATATCATTCTTCGAGGATTCGGTAAATAATTAACATGAAATAAGGTAAATTACTTTTCAGTAGGAAATACCAAATTAAAAGActttgtctcacactctcgtgttATTGACTTAGGTTATACTCTTAAACCAAAATATTTTGCTCTCGCTCACTCACCtgaattaaaagtaatttttggaaATTGATAAATCCTAATTAATCCTAAAACGCTCTCactgtgtttaggattaatgcctagaAACCACTACCCgattaaaatctcaaactctcaCTCTGTTGATTTATAACCTTAATGACTTTTCAATCTCGTGcaaaaactttttttttatttagaATTGCAAACCACAACCagaaaaataaattataaaaattaaCATTAATTATTACTGAATCCTGCCGGAACGACGGTCCTTACATACCGATGTCAAAAAGTTTAGCCATACATAATTTTAAACTTAATCATGCAGTTATAATTATTGAACATACAGATAATCATCATTAAAATTCAGAATTTCAAACATACAAATAATATTATGCAATTAGgccaaatgaaaatgaaaactaaAGGAATATGCAATTAAAAGAACCTGATGAATAAAAAACTGGATTAAACTTCGGAGAATTCTTCGAGTACAAATAACAAACTGGAAATATAAAGATATCGACACGCTTGATCCAAGCAACAAGTAAACTTAAGAACTAAGGTGCAATAGCTTCCCGATGTGGAATAACTATCACTTTTAAGGTATTTCTTCTTAAGACTAAGAATTAAAATTATACGATAAAACTTGAATGCCTTTTTTTATCTTTGAAACTACCTTCTTATACCGGTAAAAGGAGTTGAACTTCCCTAAAATCATGTAGAAGAGGTTGGGGAAATATAGGGGAGCTCTTGACCACGCTTTGTGCAGTTCCTGAAAAAATGCACTGGGTGCTTATGGCGAACGCCACAGAGCTATGGTGAACGCCATGGTACTTAAACTTTGAAGGGACGTGGAGAACGCCACAGACCTAGAACCTGCAATTTCAGTCGTTTTCTTcatttcttctcttttctttctctttctcaCACGTGAGTTCTGCATTGACAAGTACTTGAACCAGGGCAACAACACCAGCATAATACAATAAAAACGTACAAAAAATTATAATAAAGTGCATTTGAATCGAGTCAAATAAACGATATAGTTTCACGTTATCAGTCAAGAGAATCACCATTCAATGCCAAACATCCTTAAAGTGCATTATTTGAACCATCAGGTTCATTAGTTTGTTgtacactacgccaaaaactggaatagacagcgcaccttagagggcgctttattacaaaagcgcactctaaagtgaagcgaaaaaataaggagcgaacaactggaatagacagcgcactttagagggcgcttttgtaataaagcgccctctaaggtgaagcgaaaaaataaggaggagatagagggacaacaatacagggcgctttttagaaagcgccctctaaggttacccttagagggcgcttttaaaaaagtgctctataagtccatgtgcatttccagtttataaagcgcttttggaaagccttagagagcgctttcataagcgccctcttaggccccctttagagggcgctttttttccacaagcgccctctaaggtcccctttagtaaacattaaaattataacatactgcgcgttttgttatttcactctctgttattttcgttctttttcacgttagggttctcactgctacgattttcgctacttctaaggcgttctccttccacctctgttagatctacgacgtttcctccttctattaatttGTTGTTAGCTattcgattttgacaccataggtatttttctaatcttcatattacttggtttctcttctaatgttcgctattgttcatttttggtttcatttttcttggttcatacatttattgagtattctcaacaataattattgtgttgcaatgctagcaatggagactaggcattatgggttaaatttcaccaactgttccatttgtttctcgatgtagaaaaaggaggcagcaatatctaaaacaccttctaccaatcaaaggtacactatgcagcttatgagtgtatttattctagcatacatagcgtagctagtaacttaagaagtttaggtatggatggtatttgatagagtaaattagagtcgactattcttctgttagctttcagttagaccattatacaattctacatatatattttctagtcaatgtttatcttttgtaaaaactatatgatgatatataactatgctacaaattagtgcataccactaatgcttaatgcatggttcatacattctcatgctattgaagtcagagatatctgaaaatgttgagaaactaactcaataaaccaaaattgttttggttttgggttgttgttggagacatgaatgccttgcacagagactaactcaataaagcgaaattgttttgtctcatcccatttt from Lathyrus oleraceus cultivar Zhongwan6 chromosome 7, CAAS_Psat_ZW6_1.0, whole genome shotgun sequence encodes the following:
- the LOC127101767 gene encoding proline-rich receptor-like protein kinase PERK2, with the protein product MASTKSIITALFLVVTMSSMILEARQLLQTTTQPNFPGIPIFPKPTTLPPLPSIPTFSQASLPPLPTTIPSLPKLTMPPLPPFPTNIPTLNIPPLPTVTSLSNIPTSIPTTFPSIPFLSPPPSSTSSP